A region of Porites lutea chromosome 13, jaPorLute2.1, whole genome shotgun sequence DNA encodes the following proteins:
- the LOC140923022 gene encoding uncharacterized protein, with amino-acid sequence MMGQCFGTEDGGLFSFRQKRGYDRFTRFAPKSRWRYADEHLLTEIQDPRSDEELDLSDVSRPTDHQRQNLHPSYSSNSTTGFKQERQER; translated from the exons ATGATGGGCCAATGTTTTGGAACCGAAGATGGAGGTCTTTTTAGTTTTAGGCAAAAGCGAGGTTACGATCGCTTTACACGGTTCGCTCCGAAAAGCAGATG GAGATATGCAGATGAACACTTGTTAACTGAGATACAAGATCCACGCTCTGATGAAGAACTTGATTTATCAG ACGTTAGTCGTCCAACTGACCATCAAAGGCAAAATTTGCACCCCTCATACTCATCAAATAGCACCACAGGATTCAAACAAGAAAG ACAGGAAAGATAA
- the LOC140922275 gene encoding histamine H2 receptor-like produces the protein MMASNNSTEVLPGARIRRDTIPALVMMVFILLINGGVILLISCHSRLRTKSNIILISLAVSDFLVGFVGIPFVVACSATFYFPLCLSSSIFFTFISFSTVLHITAMTCDRYIYITWALRYDEIVQRGRAILVVAFIWFISLFSLVRLSWTLNINMHTAKEDLALVQEKETIYLMFNFIVFFFIPLVTMAILDAHMLLLLREQCYRIARDNLPAELVKREKKMQRRQRRAVLTCVLLLILYVILWLPYFILELMQHYFGDRYGVPYIVSTTITYLRLCTPIFNPLIYTLRKYDLKRAAERAWYNVFSSCRHGLPRKRPEEIPLSSGTNV, from the coding sequence ATGATGGCATCAAATAACAGTACTGAAGTACTTCCAGGCGCTAGAATTCGCCGTGATACTATTCCCGCCCTTGTTATGATGGTGTTTATTCTACTAATTAATGGCGGGGTAATTCTTCTCATAAGCTGCCATTCCCGCCTGAGGACAAAAAGCAACATAATCCTTATCAGTTTAGCAGTGTCTGATTTTCTCGTGGGATTCGTCGGTATCCCTTTCGTGGTGGCTTGCAGCgcaacattttattttcccCTCTGCCTGAGCTCCAGCATATTTTTCACCTTTATATCCTTCTCCACGGTGCTTCACATCACAGCGATGACCTGTGATCGCTACATATACATAACGTGGGCCTTACGTTACGACGAGATTGTTCAGCGCGGAAGAGCCATCCTTGTCGTCGCTTTCATTTGGTTCATCAGCCTATTCTCGTTAGTCCGTCTTTCATGGACATTAAACATTAACATGCACACAGCAAAGGAGGATCTGGCTCTTGTCCAAGAGAAGGAGACAATATACCTTATGTTCAATTTCATCGTCTTTTTCTTTATTCCCCTGGTTACTATGGCAATTCTTGACGCACACATGTTGCTGTTGCTGCGGGAACAGTGTTACAGAATTGCCCGGGACAACTTGCCTGCAGAATTAGTTAAACGTGAGAAGAAgatgcaacgacggcaaagacgGGCAGTCCTGACCTGTGTGCTGCTGCTTATTCTGTACGTGATTCTTTGGTTGCCTTACTTCATCCTGGAGCTAATGCAGCACTATTTCGGGGATAGATACGGCGTTCCATACATCGTCAGCACTACTATTACCTATCTTAGGCTATGCACGCCTATATTTAACCCTCTCATTTATACTTTAAGAAAGTATGACCTAAAGAGAGCAGCAGAAAGAGCCTGGTATAACGTCTTTTCTTCGTGTCGTCACGGTTTACCCAGAAAGCGACCTGAGGAAATACCACTGAGTAGTGGGACTAACGTATAA
- the LOC140923388 gene encoding uncharacterized protein produces MMTEVPTSEEEFSSSFSDTDSETSHPEIWTANERNKRSRETTPNCSMVFFILGVSLTAPFITFVSAAEDVLAGTDNATGLVIIALTAPSLVLKIASLCFREVSHVARMFLVSAFIIVGQLCAVFITHIGGRFAGICLVSVGTGIGEVSLFMQAAKKLEEVALCSFIIGTGVGGVLGASLYVGLTVWATVDPRTAIIVSAIWPPIFLFTFVASRGNLHLFRYSQTAEFFPRIQQRKFEIDCRLSPRWKERLRTVWNSSHHMLMLFLVYFSEYIILSAIFSTLIFEGAGVGPEFVPRGHFEHYVLSTMVGEFLGRTFISMLRAVSPGFFFNSGPVLALLPLAETIFLILATWYQLISQVWVIWLLCFILGTACGMIFSNSYHIIARRFISHHVIFSITLTSILETAGILTAGLLGIHVEKTLREHCLHHFGNKSDCLTRSKDSSFWEYGNRFNSDGKTALIL; encoded by the exons ATGATGACGGAAGTACCAACTAGCGAAGAGGAATTCAGCAGTTCGTTTTCGGACACAGACAGTGAAACAAGCCATCCAGAAATCTGGACTGCTAACGAGAGGAATAAACGATCTCGAGAAACGACACCTAACTGTTCAATGGTTTTCTTTATCCTTGGGGTTTCTCTGACAGCACCGTTCATCACTTTCGTTTCTGCTGCTGAAGATGTATTAGCAGGAACAGATAACGCGACCGGACTTGTCATAATAGCGCTAACAGCGCCTTCTCTTGTTTTAAAGATTGCGTCGCTCTGTTTCAGAGAAGTGTCTCATGTAGCCCGAATGTTTCTCGTGTCAGCTTTTATTATTGTGGGCCAGTTGTGTGCGGTTTTTATCACACACATTGGAGGACGTTTTGCTGGGATTTGCCTGGTTTCTGTGGGAACAGGAATTGGTGAAGTCAGTTTATTTATGCAAGCCgctaaaaaattggaagaagttGCCTTGTGCTCGTTCATAATCGGAACTGGAGTTGGAGGAGTTTTGGGCGCTAGTCTGTATGTAG GGTTGACAGTCTGGGCGACTGTGGATCCAAGAACCGCCATTATAGTATCAGCAATATGGCCGCCAATATTTCTCTTTACATTCGTTGCGTCGAGGGGAAATCTTCATCTATTCCGCTACTCCCAAACTGCCGAATTCTTTCCTAGGATACAACAACGCAAGTTTGAAATAGACTGTCGCTTATCGCCACGCTGGAAAGAGCGACTTAGAACCGTGTGGAACTCATCTCACCATATGCTAATGTTGTTCTTAGTTTATTTTAGCGAGTATATTATTCTCTCAGCGATTTTTTCCACACTTATCTTTGAGGGCGCAGGGGTGGGTCCGGAATTTGTTCCCCGGGGACATTTTGAACACTACGTCCTGAGCACCATGGTAGGCGAATTCCTGGGACGAACATTCATTTCCATGCTCCGCGCTGTCTCTCCTGGATTCTTCTTTAATTCAGGCCCAGTCCTGGCACTTTTACCTCTTGCTGAGACGATCTTTCTTATACTGGCAACCTGGTATCAACTCATTTCCCAAGTATGGGTTATTTGGTTGTTGTGCTTTATCCTGGGTACAGCTTGTGGAATGATTTTCTCCAACTCGTATCACATCATCGCACGAAGGTTCATCTCGCATCACGTGATATTCAGTATCACTCTGACGTCGATACTAGAAACCGCTGGCATTCTGACCGCAGGATTACTCGGAATTCACGTAGAGAAGACTTTGAGAGAACATTGCTTGCACCACTTCGGCAATAAATCTGACTGCCTTACCCGAAGCAAGGATTCGTCATTTTGGGAATACGGAAACAGATTTAATTCTGATGGAAAAACTGCCCTTATTCTATAA